The Mytilus trossulus isolate FHL-02 chromosome 13, PNRI_Mtr1.1.1.hap1, whole genome shotgun sequence genome has a segment encoding these proteins:
- the LOC134694592 gene encoding cardioacceleratory peptide receptor-like, producing MAFRSNMTIQINGSMLNKTATNDTIQSQGLKWISLIILLGILFFNLLVVMLLVSRNHKSRMRFFVINLAFADFCVGVFFVLPETLFNWFDVPWNPYVCYIYYVYFSMVPFYVSTYAIVVLSIDRAYVIVRPLAAASKGKLYRYGMALSAWIIGCTLAIPYGVFGTFNEEDIYCTHITPSLVLLYADLTTIIILPIGIITVCYIVIIITIRGRERNGFLRGKNNDADNGCDTNVRNNSISKAKIRTIKLLCVVVCAYIICWAPITIAAVLMHHKIAEYGLWFQILYLLAPVNSLANPLVFLIFNQKMFRSKTNKTKKKVFSGTTFKTKTETLSLGS from the exons ATGGCGTTTCGAAGTAATATGACAATTCAAATAAACGGGAGTATGTTGAATAAGACGGCGACCAACGACACAATACAATCtcag GGTCTCAAATGGATATCACTGATTATTCTTCTTGGAATACTATTCTTTAACCTTTTAGTGGTAATGCTTTTAGTTTCAAGAAATCATAAATCAAGAATGCGATTTTTCGTAATTAATCTAGCTTTTGCAG atttttgtgTAGGGGTATTTTTTGTATTACCTGAAACCCTTTTTAATTGGTTTGATGTTCCATGGAATCCCTACGTGTGTTATATATACTATGTGTATTTCTCCATGGTTCCTTTTTATGTGTCAACCTATGCAATTGTTGTGTTATCAATTGACCGTGCATATGTTATTGTAAGACCATTGGCCGCAGCTTCGAAAGGCAAACTTTACCGTTATGGTATGGCATTATCTGCATGGATTATTGGATGTACCCTTGCAATTCCATACGGAGTGTTCGGTACATTCAACGAAGAGGATATCTACTGTACCCATATTACGCCAAGTTTA GTATTGCTATACGCAGATCTTACCACTATTATCATACTACCAATCGGAATCATAACAGTATGCTACATTGTTATCATTATTACAATACGTGGTCGGGAAAGAAATGGATTCTTGCGTGGTAAAAACAATGATGCAG ATAATGGTTGTGATACAAATGTAAGAAATAACAGCATTTCAAAGGCAAAGATCAGGACCATCAAACTTCTATGCGTTGTTGTATGTG CATACATTATTTGCTGGGCTCCAATTACAATCGCAGCAGTCTTAATGCACCATAAAATAGCAGAATATGGGCTTTGGTTTCAGATACTTTATTTACTTGCTCCAGTAAACAGCCTGGCTAATCCATTAGTGTTTCTTATTTTCAACCAGAAAATGTTTCGTTCTAAAACGAATAAgacaaagaaaaaagtatttagtGGAACAACTTTTAAAACCAAAACAGAAACATTATCATTGGGTAGCTAA